Proteins encoded within one genomic window of Halomonas sp. YLGW01:
- a CDS encoding ABC transporter substrate-binding protein has protein sequence MIFRKTLLAATIGATMSAAALLPATAAADTTLRMAYDADPVSLDIHEQLSGGILQLSHMSFDPLVRWTQDLEFEPRLATGWEQVDDTTMRMTLREGVEFHSGNAFTADDVVWTIERLKQSPDFKAIFEPVAEVTAVDSHTVELTTKAPYPLLLNLATYIFPMDSQYYSGTDADGDPKDEIVKNGNSYASRHLSGTGPFEVTERQQGVRLAFERNENYWDEASPGNVDKIVMTPISENATRVAALLSGDVDFIAPVPPNDLDRIRDDEDVQLVTMSGTRIILFHMNQERVEAFQDPRVRQAIAYAINQEGIADRLMKGFATPAAQMSPAGYAGHVESLAPRYDLEKAKQLMAEAGYEDGFSITMMAPNNRYVNDAKIAQAVAAMLARLNITVDLKTLPKAQYWGEYDDRVADMMMIGWHADTEDTANFHEYLTACPDAETGAGQYNAGNYCNPELDKLVAEANLEVDLAKRAEMLQQLEQTLYDEAAFIPLHWQDLAWASASNVDIEPILNVMNFPYLGDLVIEE, from the coding sequence ATGATCTTCCGCAAAACCCTGCTGGCCGCCACGATCGGGGCCACGATGAGTGCCGCTGCCCTGCTGCCGGCCACTGCCGCCGCCGACACAACGCTGCGCATGGCCTACGATGCCGACCCGGTCTCGCTCGATATCCATGAGCAGCTCTCCGGTGGCATCCTGCAGTTGTCCCACATGAGCTTCGATCCGCTGGTGCGCTGGACCCAGGATCTCGAATTCGAGCCCCGCCTTGCCACCGGTTGGGAACAGGTCGATGACACCACCATGCGCATGACGCTGCGGGAAGGCGTCGAATTCCACAGCGGCAATGCCTTCACCGCCGACGACGTGGTGTGGACCATCGAGCGTCTCAAGCAGAGCCCGGACTTCAAGGCGATCTTCGAACCGGTCGCCGAGGTCACCGCGGTCGACAGCCATACCGTGGAGCTCACCACCAAGGCGCCCTACCCGCTGCTGCTGAATCTGGCGACCTATATCTTCCCGATGGATAGCCAGTACTACAGTGGCACCGATGCCGACGGCGACCCGAAGGACGAGATCGTCAAGAACGGCAACTCCTACGCCTCGCGCCACCTGTCCGGCACCGGCCCCTTCGAGGTCACCGAACGCCAGCAGGGCGTGCGCCTCGCTTTCGAGCGCAATGAGAACTACTGGGACGAGGCCTCTCCGGGCAACGTCGACAAGATCGTCATGACCCCCATCAGCGAGAACGCCACCCGCGTGGCCGCCCTGCTTTCCGGGGATGTCGATTTCATCGCCCCGGTGCCGCCCAACGACCTGGACCGTATCCGCGATGACGAGGACGTCCAGCTGGTCACCATGTCCGGGACCCGGATCATTCTGTTCCACATGAACCAGGAACGCGTCGAGGCCTTTCAGGATCCCCGCGTGCGTCAGGCCATCGCCTATGCCATCAACCAGGAAGGCATCGCCGATCGCCTGATGAAGGGCTTCGCCACCCCGGCGGCCCAGATGTCGCCGGCAGGCTATGCCGGACACGTGGAAAGCCTCGCGCCCCGCTATGACCTGGAGAAGGCCAAGCAGCTGATGGCCGAGGCCGGCTATGAGGACGGCTTCTCCATCACCATGATGGCCCCCAACAACCGCTACGTGAACGATGCCAAGATCGCCCAGGCGGTGGCCGCCATGCTGGCCCGTCTCAACATCACGGTCGACCTGAAGACGCTGCCCAAGGCGCAGTACTGGGGCGAGTATGACGACCGCGTGGCCGACATGATGATGATCGGCTGGCATGCCGATACCGAGGACACCGCGAACTTCCACGAGTACCTCACCGCTTGCCCGGATGCCGAAACCGGCGCCGGTCAGTACAACGCCGGCAACTATTGCAACCCGGAGCTCGACAAGCTGGTCGCCGAGGCCAACCTGGAAGTCGACCTGGCCAAGCGCGCCGAGATGCTCCAGCAGCTCGAGCAGACCCTCTATGACGAGGCGGCCTTCATCCCGCTGCACTGGCAGGACCTGGCCTGGGCATCTGCCTCGAATGTCGACATCGAGCCGATCCTCAACGTCATGAACTTCCCCTACCTCGGGGATCTGGTCATCGAGGAGTAA
- a CDS encoding ABC transporter permease: MIAFLIKRLYHALLVMFVISVISFAIQDNLGDPIQQMVGQSVPESEREVLREELGLNDPFYLQYLRFAKNAAQFDFGYSYTFNEPTTEVIMRHLPATLELVAATTFLIILLSVPIGVYSAIKPRAWLSRAFMGVSIVGISIPVFLTAIVLIQLFAIGVSVSPFPADTGWGAWLNGLLSTEGGMPAYGRGDPTHVVGTWYTNFASFESLTYLVLPSISLASIMLPLFIRLIRAEMLEVLQSEYVKFARAKGISLRRIYFVHALKNTMLPVITVGGVQIGTLVAYTILTETVFQWPGMGLMFLNAIERSDIPLIVTYLMIVGLIFVITNTLVDLIYGLVNPTVKLTGKPA, translated from the coding sequence ATGATTGCCTTTCTGATCAAGCGCCTGTATCACGCCCTGTTGGTGATGTTCGTCATCAGCGTGATCAGCTTCGCCATCCAGGACAACCTGGGCGATCCTATCCAGCAGATGGTGGGCCAGTCGGTGCCCGAGAGCGAGCGCGAGGTACTGCGTGAGGAACTCGGGCTTAACGACCCCTTCTATCTCCAGTATCTGCGCTTCGCCAAGAATGCGGCTCAGTTCGACTTCGGCTACTCCTACACCTTCAACGAGCCCACTACTGAGGTGATCATGCGTCACCTGCCGGCGACCTTGGAGCTGGTGGCGGCGACCACCTTCCTGATCATCCTGCTGTCGGTGCCGATCGGAGTCTATAGCGCCATCAAGCCCAGAGCCTGGCTGTCGCGGGCCTTCATGGGCGTCTCGATCGTAGGCATCTCCATTCCGGTGTTCCTGACCGCCATCGTGCTGATCCAGCTCTTCGCCATCGGCGTCAGTGTGTCCCCCTTTCCCGCCGATACGGGCTGGGGCGCCTGGCTCAACGGTCTGCTCTCCACAGAAGGCGGCATGCCGGCCTATGGTCGTGGCGACCCGACCCATGTGGTGGGCACCTGGTACACCAATTTCGCTTCCTTCGAGAGCCTGACCTACCTGGTGCTGCCGTCCATCTCCCTGGCCTCGATCATGCTGCCGCTGTTCATCCGCCTGATTCGCGCCGAGATGCTCGAGGTGTTGCAGTCAGAGTATGTGAAATTCGCCCGAGCCAAGGGCATCTCGCTGCGCCGCATCTACTTCGTGCATGCGCTCAAGAACACCATGCTGCCGGTGATCACCGTGGGAGGCGTACAGATCGGCACCCTGGTGGCCTACACCATCCTGACCGAGACGGTATTCCAGTGGCCGGGCATGGGTCTGATGTTCCTCAACGCCATCGAACGTTCGGACATCCCGCTGATCGTGACCTACCTGATGATCGTCGGCCTGATCTTCGTGATCACCAACACCCTGGTCGATCTGATCTATGGCCTGGTCAACCCCACCGTCAAGCTCACCGGCAAGCCCGCCTGA
- a CDS encoding ABC transporter permease, translating into MSETIVPGRWARFRDSYLLYSFKRDLVAQISLLLFVALVFAAVFAPWLAPANPYDLAQIDILASELPPFWVDGSDPAYLMGTDAQGRDLLSTILYGARVSLIIGFGAVLMQAALGVSFGLMAGYLGGRVDAFLMRLADIQLSFSTLMVAIIVGALVKAIFGGATFSEYAVPLLVLIIGLAEWPQYARTVRASVLAERSKEYVDAARVMGLKSRRIMFRHILPNTLSPIFVISTVQVANAIISEAALSFLGLGMPETHPSLGSLIKSGFDYIQSGSWWITLIPGAVLVILVLVINLLGDWLRDVLNPRLYKG; encoded by the coding sequence ATGAGTGAGACAATCGTTCCCGGCCGGTGGGCACGCTTTCGTGATTCCTACCTGCTGTACAGCTTCAAGCGCGACCTGGTGGCGCAGATCAGCCTCCTGCTGTTCGTGGCCCTGGTGTTCGCCGCCGTCTTCGCCCCCTGGCTGGCGCCGGCCAATCCCTACGATCTGGCCCAGATCGATATCCTGGCCTCCGAGCTGCCGCCCTTCTGGGTCGACGGCAGCGATCCCGCCTACCTGATGGGTACCGATGCCCAGGGGCGGGATCTGCTCTCCACGATCCTCTACGGCGCCCGGGTCTCGTTGATCATCGGCTTCGGGGCCGTGCTGATGCAGGCCGCGCTCGGGGTGAGCTTTGGCCTGATGGCCGGCTACCTGGGCGGTCGCGTGGATGCCTTCCTGATGCGCCTCGCCGATATTCAGCTGTCCTTCTCGACCCTGATGGTGGCGATCATCGTCGGCGCCCTGGTCAAGGCGATCTTCGGCGGCGCGACCTTCAGCGAATATGCGGTGCCGCTGCTGGTGCTGATCATCGGCCTGGCCGAATGGCCGCAGTATGCCCGTACCGTGCGCGCCTCGGTGCTGGCCGAGCGCAGCAAGGAGTATGTCGATGCGGCGCGCGTCATGGGACTCAAGAGTCGGCGCATCATGTTCCGCCATATCCTGCCCAACACCCTGTCGCCGATCTTCGTCATCTCGACGGTGCAGGTGGCCAACGCCATCATCTCCGAGGCCGCGCTGTCCTTCCTCGGTCTCGGCATGCCCGAGACGCACCCGTCGCTTGGCTCCCTGATCAAGTCGGGCTTCGACTACATCCAGTCAGGCTCCTGGTGGATCACCCTGATTCCCGGGGCGGTGCTGGTCATTCTCGTGCTGGTCATCAACCTGCTGGGCGACTGGCTGCGCGATGTCCTCAATCCACGTCTCTACAAGGGCTGA
- a CDS encoding ABC transporter ATP-binding protein — translation MALLEVNNLDVRFALRGGDVRALRDVCFTLDRGERLGIVGESGAGKSVAAFSLLNLIAKPGYIAGGSITFDGQDLSSMKDRGLRRIRGNRISMIFQDPMMTLNPVLSIGEQMVECLKAHRRISTREARAIALHKLNQVQIPSPETRLDQYPHELSGGMRQRVIIAIALLLDPDIIIADEPTTALDVTIQAEIMDLLLELCEKHNVGLVLITHDLGVVSQVTQRMLVMYAGRVIEQGPTREIINDPQHPYTQGLINALPQMATPGSRLNQIPGSMPSLSNLPSGCAFHPRCAFVKDAEGTPRRACLEQVPTFVDSGNCRVACHMVAELVEHQRQDSREEIQ, via the coding sequence ATGGCACTCTTGGAAGTCAACAACCTCGATGTTCGCTTCGCCCTGCGTGGCGGCGACGTGCGCGCCCTGCGTGACGTCTGCTTCACCCTGGATCGCGGCGAACGCCTGGGCATCGTCGGCGAGTCCGGCGCCGGCAAGTCGGTGGCCGCCTTCAGCCTATTGAATCTGATCGCCAAGCCCGGCTACATCGCCGGCGGCAGCATCACCTTCGACGGCCAGGACCTGTCGTCCATGAAGGATCGCGGCCTGCGTCGCATCCGCGGCAACCGCATCTCGATGATCTTTCAGGATCCGATGATGACGCTGAACCCGGTGCTGTCGATCGGCGAACAGATGGTCGAATGCCTCAAGGCCCATCGCCGCATTTCGACCCGCGAAGCCCGGGCGATCGCGCTGCACAAGCTCAATCAGGTACAGATCCCCTCCCCGGAGACGCGTCTCGATCAGTACCCCCATGAGCTCTCCGGGGGCATGCGGCAGCGCGTGATCATCGCCATCGCCCTGCTGCTCGACCCGGACATCATCATCGCCGACGAGCCGACCACGGCGCTGGACGTGACCATCCAGGCCGAGATCATGGATCTGCTGCTGGAACTGTGCGAGAAGCACAATGTGGGCCTGGTGCTGATCACTCATGATCTGGGCGTGGTCAGCCAGGTGACCCAGCGCATGCTGGTGATGTATGCCGGTCGAGTGATCGAGCAGGGGCCGACCCGCGAGATCATCAACGATCCTCAGCATCCCTATACCCAGGGGCTGATCAACGCCCTGCCGCAGATGGCCACTCCCGGCTCGCGCCTCAACCAGATCCCCGGCAGCATGCCGTCGCTGTCGAACCTGCCAAGCGGCTGCGCCTTCCATCCGCGTTGCGCCTTCGTCAAGGACGCCGAAGGCACGCCCCGCCGGGCCTGCCTGGAGCAGGTCCCCACCTTCGTCGACTCAGGTAACTGCCGGGTGGCCTGCCACATGGTCGCCGAACTGGTCGAACATCAACGGCAAGACTCCCGGGAGGAGATCCAATGA
- a CDS encoding oligopeptide/dipeptide ABC transporter ATP-binding protein, producing MSAALNERDTDGHSSTEAAAPLLEIRNLHKRFSLSGDFLEQLKFKGGKLVREQEHVHAINGVDLDIRRGEALCVVGESGCGKSTVARTVMGLLSPSRGEIHYDGARIDHLSTKELLPYRQRMQMIFQNPYASLNPRMTIQQTLEEPIRLHHPDWTTQQVQDQVRDVMASVGIDPDWGKRFGHEFSGGQRQRIAIARALAVDPEFIVADEPISALDVSIQAQVLNLMMEAQQQRNLTYLFITHDLAVVEHFGTRVAVMYLGTVCEIAPTGTLFARPRHPYTKALLSAIPRLEDDRPQHIRLEGEVPTPVRLPSGCVFHGRCPHANERCRKEVPTLIDVEDGARVACHGVEEGRL from the coding sequence ATGAGCGCTGCCCTCAACGAACGCGATACCGACGGCCACTCCTCGACCGAAGCCGCCGCTCCGCTGCTGGAGATCCGCAACCTTCACAAGCGCTTCTCCCTGTCCGGTGATTTTCTCGAGCAGCTCAAGTTCAAGGGCGGAAAGCTGGTGCGCGAGCAGGAGCACGTTCACGCCATCAATGGCGTCGACCTGGATATCCGCCGGGGAGAGGCCCTGTGCGTGGTGGGCGAGTCCGGCTGCGGCAAGTCCACGGTGGCACGCACCGTGATGGGCCTGCTGTCCCCGAGTCGCGGCGAGATCCATTATGACGGGGCGCGTATCGATCATCTGTCCACCAAGGAACTGCTGCCCTATCGCCAGCGCATGCAGATGATCTTCCAGAACCCCTATGCCTCGCTCAACCCGCGGATGACCATTCAGCAGACGCTCGAGGAGCCGATTCGCCTGCATCACCCGGACTGGACGACGCAGCAGGTGCAGGATCAGGTGCGCGATGTGATGGCCTCGGTGGGGATCGACCCGGACTGGGGCAAGCGCTTCGGACACGAGTTCTCCGGTGGCCAGCGGCAACGCATCGCCATTGCTCGTGCCCTGGCCGTCGACCCCGAGTTCATCGTTGCCGACGAACCGATCTCGGCACTGGACGTGTCGATCCAGGCGCAGGTACTCAACTTGATGATGGAGGCGCAGCAGCAGCGTAACCTGACCTACCTGTTCATCACCCACGATCTTGCCGTGGTGGAACACTTCGGCACCCGCGTCGCCGTCATGTACCTGGGAACCGTGTGCGAGATCGCGCCGACCGGCACCCTCTTTGCCCGGCCGCGCCATCCCTATACCAAGGCTCTGTTGTCCGCGATCCCCCGACTGGAGGATGATCGCCCGCAGCACATCCGCCTCGAGGGGGAGGTGCCGACCCCGGTGAGGCTGCCCTCCGGGTGCGTCTTCCACGGCCGCTGTCCGCATGCCAACGAGCGTTGCCGCAAGGAAGTACCGACACTGATCGACGTCGAGGACGGAGCTCGGGTAGCCTGTCACGGCGTCGAGGAAGGCCGCCTCTGA
- a CDS encoding LysR family transcriptional regulator, with amino-acid sequence MELRWLEDFIALARTRHFSRAADEQNVTQPTFSRRIKLLEEEMGTTLINRQTLPLSLTPAGEEFLALCEQTTDRIRLTRERIARLNEVQSRRLLLAAPQGLLSYFLPAWLEQQAPDPPIQLNLRATSWLVPDYFQALERGECDLAVSYWPVGRSPLELDTQAFEYKVIGHERLVPLTVPDGFGRPRFTLPSERRAPQPLIAYHAQGLMQATIDDHLARLPERCHFNVLAESVQSGNVRELVCLGHGLGWVPEGMVREDLSAKRLMPAGDAPWSIPLEVRLYRHREARQSGLEQFWSTVDTSTC; translated from the coding sequence ATGGAATTACGTTGGCTGGAAGACTTCATTGCCCTGGCCCGTACACGACACTTCTCGCGGGCCGCGGATGAACAGAACGTCACCCAGCCAACCTTCTCGCGCCGCATCAAGCTGCTCGAGGAGGAGATGGGAACGACGCTGATCAATCGCCAGACTCTCCCGCTGTCACTCACCCCCGCTGGCGAGGAGTTCCTGGCGCTCTGCGAGCAGACCACCGATCGCATCAGGCTCACCCGCGAACGGATCGCGCGTCTGAACGAGGTACAGTCGCGCCGTCTTCTTCTGGCGGCTCCCCAGGGCCTGTTGTCGTATTTCCTGCCCGCCTGGCTTGAACAGCAGGCACCGGACCCGCCGATTCAGCTTAACCTGCGGGCCACCTCCTGGCTGGTGCCCGACTATTTCCAGGCCCTGGAGCGTGGTGAATGCGATCTTGCCGTCAGTTACTGGCCCGTCGGCCGCAGTCCCCTCGAACTCGATACCCAGGCCTTCGAATACAAGGTGATCGGGCACGAGCGGCTGGTGCCGCTCACGGTGCCGGACGGCTTCGGCCGTCCCCGCTTCACACTGCCTAGCGAACGGCGCGCGCCCCAGCCCTTGATCGCCTACCATGCCCAGGGCCTGATGCAGGCGACCATCGACGATCACCTGGCCCGTCTGCCCGAACGCTGTCACTTCAATGTGCTGGCGGAGAGCGTGCAAAGCGGGAATGTCAGGGAGCTGGTGTGCCTGGGGCATGGCCTGGGTTGGGTGCCGGAGGGCATGGTCCGCGAGGACCTGTCCGCCAAGCGCCTCATGCCGGCGGGCGACGCCCCCTGGAGCATTCCCCTGGAAGTGCGGCTCTATCGCCATCGCGAGGCCCGGCAAAGCGGGCTCGAGCAGTTCTGGTCGACCGTTGACACGAGCACGTGCTGA
- the pepQ gene encoding Xaa-Pro dipeptidase — MHPTLEQHHLDHLGALQRAYGDALAANGFDGVLLYSGHPHRHFGDDQHASFATYGHFQHWVPLQGLAHSWLLVRPGQRPRLQLHAPEDFWHLGTTLPEEAWVETLAIERVTTDTPPRLPAGRFAVLGEVDDETARALGAELNPAALTQALDEGRVRKSAYEIACLREANRCAGLGHRAARDAFFDGGAELDIQLAYLGASRQRESDLPYQNIVGVNRHAAVLHYQHYDVVPAADHHGLLVDAGHRYRGYAADITRTWAGGDASDVFAGLIEGVTSLQRGLIDAMAPGVDYPDLHGRMHQALGTLLGELGLTRCSAAAAVDQGITRAFCPHGLGHLLGLQVHDVGGRTSAEGAPLPPPAEHPALRLTRPLEAGMVVTMEPGCYVIPMLLNPLRQSPAGQDVDWCVVDALAPHGGVRIEDNVLVTEQGAENLTPVI; from the coding sequence ATGCACCCGACACTCGAACAACACCACCTCGATCATCTGGGGGCGCTCCAGCGCGCCTACGGAGACGCCCTGGCGGCCAACGGCTTCGATGGTGTGCTGCTCTACAGCGGCCACCCGCATCGCCACTTCGGCGATGACCAACACGCGAGCTTCGCCACCTATGGTCACTTCCAGCATTGGGTGCCCCTCCAGGGGCTGGCGCACAGCTGGCTGCTGGTGCGTCCGGGACAGAGGCCGCGGCTGCAACTGCACGCCCCCGAGGACTTCTGGCATCTGGGCACCACGCTGCCGGAGGAAGCCTGGGTCGAGACCCTGGCGATCGAGCGAGTCACGACCGACACGCCACCTCGCCTGCCGGCCGGCCGCTTTGCGGTGCTGGGCGAGGTCGATGATGAGACCGCTCGTGCGCTGGGCGCCGAGCTCAATCCCGCCGCACTGACCCAAGCGCTGGATGAGGGCCGCGTGCGCAAGAGCGCCTATGAGATCGCCTGCCTGCGCGAGGCCAACAGGTGCGCGGGGCTTGGCCACCGCGCCGCCCGGGATGCCTTCTTCGACGGCGGGGCCGAACTGGATATCCAGCTCGCCTACCTCGGCGCCAGTCGTCAGCGGGAATCCGACCTGCCCTATCAGAATATCGTGGGCGTCAATCGCCATGCCGCCGTGCTGCACTATCAGCACTATGATGTCGTTCCCGCCGCCGATCATCATGGTTTGCTGGTGGATGCCGGACATCGCTACCGGGGCTACGCCGCCGACATCACCCGCACCTGGGCCGGCGGCGATGCAAGCGATGTCTTCGCCGGTCTGATCGAGGGCGTCACGTCCCTGCAGCGGGGGCTGATCGACGCCATGGCACCGGGTGTCGACTACCCGGATCTTCATGGCCGCATGCACCAGGCATTGGGGACACTGCTCGGCGAGTTGGGGCTGACCCGCTGCAGCGCTGCAGCCGCCGTCGACCAGGGCATCACTCGAGCCTTCTGCCCCCATGGCCTGGGGCACCTGCTGGGTCTGCAGGTTCATGATGTAGGGGGACGAACGAGCGCTGAGGGCGCCCCGCTTCCGCCCCCCGCCGAGCATCCTGCATTACGGCTGACGCGGCCGCTGGAGGCCGGCATGGTCGTGACCATGGAGCCGGGCTGCTATGTGATCCCGATGCTCCTGAACCCATTGCGCCAGTCGCCGGCCGGGCAAGATGTCGACTGGTGCGTGGTGGACGCGTTGGCACCCCATGGAGGGGTGCGCATCGAGGACAATGTCCTCGTCACCGAGCAGGGGGCCGAGAACCTGACGCCCGTCATCTGA
- a CDS encoding hydrolase — protein sequence MSRTIVPADFRPARGFGNRHLQTLLPRMLPTPRLAYETEIINLPDGDFVELAWGQPAPRTEDAPLFILFHGLEGAIDSPYAKGLMAMAARLGWRSVLMHFRGCGQAPNRLPRAYHSGDTADAYWVLGQLARRYPHALKVAAGVSLGGNMLAKLVAEQGGDGLDLAGAIVISAPLDLAASADALNRGFARVYQRHLLKDLKRKVVAKMRLGPLPIALTPHQLRELDTFWAYDNEVTAPLHGFASASDYYARASAGRLLSDIELPTLVLHAADDPFMPSDLFERLPTPADAVRVEIARHGGHVGFIEARHGRLGSWLLRRVARQLDDWASSGSLPHWPASVASRSDS from the coding sequence ATGTCCCGAACCATCGTTCCCGCCGACTTTCGCCCCGCCCGGGGGTTTGGCAACCGACACCTGCAGACCCTGCTGCCGCGGATGTTGCCGACTCCCCGGCTCGCCTACGAGACGGAGATCATCAACCTGCCCGACGGGGACTTCGTCGAACTGGCCTGGGGACAGCCGGCGCCCAGAACGGAAGATGCCCCGCTGTTTATCCTGTTTCACGGGCTGGAGGGGGCGATCGACTCTCCGTATGCAAAGGGGCTGATGGCGATGGCCGCTCGGCTCGGCTGGCGCAGCGTCCTGATGCACTTTCGAGGCTGTGGCCAGGCCCCCAACCGGCTGCCCCGGGCCTACCACAGTGGCGATACCGCCGATGCCTACTGGGTGCTCGGTCAGCTGGCCAGGCGCTACCCCCATGCCCTCAAGGTGGCGGCTGGCGTGTCGCTCGGGGGCAATATGCTGGCCAAGCTGGTCGCCGAGCAGGGAGGCGACGGCCTCGACCTGGCGGGTGCTATCGTCATCAGTGCACCACTGGATCTGGCCGCCAGTGCCGATGCCCTGAATCGCGGCTTTGCCAGGGTCTACCAGCGCCATCTGCTGAAGGATCTGAAACGCAAGGTGGTGGCCAAGATGCGCCTGGGTCCCCTGCCGATCGCCTTGACCCCACATCAATTACGCGAGCTGGACACCTTCTGGGCCTACGACAACGAGGTCACGGCCCCGCTGCATGGGTTCGCCTCGGCAAGCGACTACTACGCGCGTGCCTCGGCGGGACGACTGCTGAGCGATATCGAGCTGCCGACCCTGGTGCTGCATGCCGCCGACGATCCCTTCATGCCCAGTGACCTCTTCGAGCGGCTGCCCACCCCCGCGGATGCCGTGCGGGTCGAAATCGCCCGGCACGGCGGCCACGTGGGCTTCATCGAGGCGCGTCACGGCAGGCTGGGTTCCTGGCTTCTTCGCCGCGTGGCGAGACAGCTCGACGACTGGGCCTCGTCAGGCTCGTTGCCTCACTGGCCCGCCTCCGTCGCTAGCCGATCGGACAGCTGA
- the msrA gene encoding peptide-methionine (S)-S-oxide reductase MsrA: MRHADKQHPVSPERALPGRDVPLPISGIHHVTGAAMRPPFPDGSEEIVLGLGCFWGAERLFWELPGVVVTAVGYAGGYTPNPTYEETCTGWTGHTEVVRVIYDPAVISLERLLTTFWEAHDPTQGMRQGNDIGTQYRSAIYVTSDAQRQAAEQSRAQYQQALKAAGGGEITTELAPLEAFYYGEEYHQQYLAKNPNGYCGLKGTGVSCPIG; the protein is encoded by the coding sequence ATGCGCCATGCCGACAAGCAACACCCCGTCAGCCCCGAGCGGGCGCTGCCGGGCCGCGATGTGCCGCTGCCCATCAGCGGCATCCATCATGTCACCGGAGCCGCGATGCGCCCGCCATTTCCCGACGGCAGTGAAGAGATCGTGCTGGGGCTCGGGTGTTTCTGGGGCGCCGAACGTCTGTTTTGGGAGCTTCCCGGGGTCGTGGTCACGGCGGTCGGCTACGCCGGCGGATATACCCCCAACCCCACCTACGAAGAGACCTGCACCGGCTGGACCGGTCATACCGAGGTGGTCCGCGTGATCTATGACCCGGCAGTGATCTCGCTGGAGCGTCTGCTGACCACCTTCTGGGAGGCACACGACCCGACTCAGGGGATGCGTCAGGGCAATGACATCGGCACCCAGTACCGTTCGGCCATCTACGTTACCAGCGACGCCCAGCGCCAGGCGGCGGAGCAGAGTCGCGCGCAATACCAGCAGGCACTCAAGGCCGCGGGAGGCGGGGAGATCACCACCGAGCTCGCCCCCCTCGAGGCCTTCTACTACGGCGAGGAGTATCACCAGCAGTACCTGGCCAAGAACCCCAATGGCTATTGCGGGCTGAAGGGCACCGGCGTCAGCTGTCCGATCGGCTAG